A stretch of Zymoseptoria tritici IPO323 chromosome 1, whole genome shotgun sequence DNA encodes these proteins:
- the MAD2 gene encoding mitotic spindle checkpoint component mad2 (MDA2 like protein) has product MPAATKAPSDDRAKTHKLSLRGSSKLVTEFFEYSINTILFQRGVYPAEDFSAVKKYGLNMMVSLDDQVKAYIKKIMSQLNKWMQKSKISKLVIVVTNKETGEHVERWQFDVNIFNDDSKSSARRSASTDKENSAPMPDAASSQQEKTESEIQAEIQALFRQITASVSFLPMLDGNCTFNVLVYADADSEVPLEWGDSDAKEVKNAEKVMLRSFSTNSHRVDTVVSYRLAE; this is encoded by the exons ATGCCGGCTGCAACGAAGGCGCCATCGGACGATAGAGCGAAGACGCACAAGTTGTCGCTGCGCGGAAGCTCGAAGTTGGTGACGGAATTCTTCGAGTACTCCATCAACACGATCCTGTTCCAGAGGGGTGTCTATCCAGCAGAGGACTTCTCGGC CGTCAAGAAATATGGCCTCAACATGATGGTCTCTTTGGATGACCAAGTCAAAGCATATATCAAGAAGATCATGAGCCAGCTCAACAAGTGGATGCAAAAGTCAAAGATCTCCAAGTTGGTGATCGTTGTCACAAACAAAGAGACCGGCGAGCACGTGGAGCGATGGCAATTCGAT GTCAACATCTTCAACGACGACAGCAAAAGCTCCGCCCGCCGCAGTGCCTCCACGGACAAAGAGAATTCCGCTCCCATGCCAGACGCTGCCTCATCACAACAAGAAAAGACTGAGTCGGAGATTCAGGCCGAGATCCAGGCCTTGTTTCGTCAAATCACAGCGTCGGTCTCGTTTCTTCCGATGCTAGACGGCAACTGCACATTCAACGTTTTGGTATATGCAGACGCGGACAGCGAGGTGCCTCTGGAATGGGGCGACAGCGACGCTAAGGAGGTCAAGAATGCTGAGAAAGTCATGCTGAGGAGCTTCTCGACCAATTCGCATCGGGTCGATACAGTGGTATCTTATCGGCTTGCGGAGTAG
- the PAFD2401 gene encoding Paf1p complex subunit (Similar to the Saccharomyces cerevisiae RTF1 subunit of the Paf1p complex, a large complex that binds to and modulates the activity of RNA polymerase II), which yields MSAEDLDNELLGLVNDDSSDSEVDDLDRLDQTQVIDDRSPTPEPKQSVEKNEENGAGRKGVAQRGVAQKVKSRGRRRPKQQESEDEGEASSSPARSVASDRRRDSDNDAAADFDDETPLYPIEGKFMSTSDRERILALPEIEREEILAERAQEVTHRQQDLMLKKAMNENAAQSKQKRKADAAELDDGEKRSLRPKSNKRSALDDYKRAREQKGAERDRRDTGRDRRDQRSPTPISDRDADGESEVEWAEPTSNRNRGREEPPAELRDFERCRVGRSAFAKVCFYPGFEEAIRGCYARISIGLNRETGQNMYRMTQIKGFTEGKPYQLDNAIGKKFTTDQYAIVAQGSAEKPWPFHACSDGRFTQAEYDRFIDTLRKENIRPSSLKLLTMKRNAIDDLINTQFTEATLQLKFARQKAMEQKHDPAYVAQQKRKDINRRRTEAEEAGDEEEIARCDAELEALNSVATNGPSKVKPPPPADKEMSRYDRFAALNKTNRAKNQQEVRKALIEERNKIAREAEAARNRQMMEVKARVEAKAKDFRVRQDKFDALERGESPAVVSVPASPKKKAAAAVKGPIGALKKRNMDDDIIGELDLGIDLEI from the exons ATGTCGGCCGAAGATCTCGACAATGAGCTCCTAGGCCTGGTCAACGACGACAGCTCGGACAGCGAGGTAGACGATCTCGACCGCCTCGATCAGACACAAGTCATCGATGATCGCTCTCCTACCCCCGAGCCGAAGCAGAGCGTGGAGAAGAATGAGGAAAATGGTGCAGGCAGAAAAGGTGTCGCGCAGAGAGGTGTTGCACAGAAAGTCAAGTCACGGGGAAGACGGCGGCCTAAGCAGCAGGAGAGCGAAGACGAAGGTGAAGC ATCATCTTCACCAGCACGATCAGTCGCTTCCGATCGCCGCAGAGATTCCGACAACGATGCAGCAGCCGATTTCGACGATGAGACACCTCTCTACCCCATCGAGGGCAAATTCATGTCCACTTCAGACCGCGAGCGTATTCTGGCACTCCCCGAGATCGAACGAGAAGAGATCCTAGCAGAACGTGCTCAAGAAGTCACCCACCGACAGCAGGACTTGATGCTGAAGAAGGCTATGAATGAGAACGCAGCACAAAGCAAACAAAAGCGCAAGGCAGATGCTGCTGAGCTGGACGATGGCGAGAAGAGGAGCTTGCGACCCAAGTCGAACAAGCGTAGTGCACTGGACGATTACAAGAGAGCACGCGAGCAAAAGGGCGCCGAGCGAGATCGTCGCGATACAGGTCGTGATCGCAGGGACCAACGTTCGCCCACACCGATCTCAGACCGCGACGCCGATGGTGAGAGTGAAGTTGAATGGGCCGAACCAACCTCGAATAGAAATCGAGGTCGCGAGGAACCACCAGCTGAGCTCAGAGACTTTGAGCGCTGCAGAGTTGGACGTTCTGCCTTTGCCAAAGTCTGTTTCTACCCCGGTTTCGAGGAGGCGATTCGAGGATGTTACGCTCGCATCAGCATTGGTCTGAATCGAGAGACCGGCCAGAACATGTACCGCATGACGCAGATAAAGG GCTTCACGGAAGGCAAACCCTACCAGCTGGACAACGCCATCGGCAAGAAGTTCACCACCGATCAGTACGCCATTGTAGCGCAAGGTTCAGCAGAGAAGCCATGGCCATTCCACGCTTGCTCGGACGGGAGATTCACTCAAGCCGAATACGACCGCTTCATCGACACACTGCGCAAGGAGAACATTCGCCCGTCATCCCTGAAATTGCTCACCATGAAGCGGAACGCCATCGATGATCTTATCAACACACAATTCACTGAAGCCACCCTGCAACTCAAATTTGCCCGACAAAAGGCAATGGAGCAGAAGCACGACCCTGCATATGTAGCGCAGCAGAAGCGCAAGGACATCAATCGACGCCGTACCGAAGCGGAAGAAGCcggagatgaggaagagatTGCTCGCTGCGACGCCGAACTTGAAGCTTTGAACAGCGTCGCAACCAATGGACCGAGCAAAGtcaagccgccgccgccggctgACAAGGAAATGTCTCGATACGACAGATTCGCCGCTCTCAACAAGACCAATCGCGCCAAGAACCAACAGGAAGTCCGGAAAGCTCTCATCGAAGAACGCAACAAAATCGCGCGTGAAGCCGAAGCTGCGAGGAACAGGCAAATGATGGAAGTCAAGGCCCGAGTAGAGGCCAAAGCGAAGGACTTCCGAGTACGACAGGACAAGTTTGACGCTCTCGAGAGGGGGGAGAGTCCGGCTGTGGTTAGTGTTCCTgcttcgccgaagaagaaggcggcggcggcggtcaaGGGGCCGATTGGAGCTTTGAAGAAGCGGAATATGGATGATGATATTATTGGGGAGTTGGACTTGGGGATTGATCTGGAGATTTGA
- the MgBcy1 gene encoding uncharacterized protein (cAMP-dependent protein kinase A regulatory subunit) translates to MSLPSDYTNEISALNRDILKHNPKDILQFCANFFHRRLESQRAEFLLSQRHSAAESTFPGSNPFGGTSNPATQPTSSTAGGMHSVTEEEEHDFASPTASHFPPDVSHSPRAAPSSTPSDNNSAFGNFGGFGFGTSNNTSRSGEAPPAATAGAMDQPQSFPSNYNMNRRTSVSAESLAPAAADDSSWKAPTYPKTQDQISRLREAVSHNFLFSHLDDDQSAQVLGALQERKVPAKDVRVIVQGDAGDYFYVVESGSFDIYVSPTGKVENGPEGMGARVASSGPGTSFGELALMYNAPRAATVVSTEPSILWQLDRVTFRRILMDSAFQRRRMYESFLESVSLFSSLTPYERSKIADALETTKYPAGSAIIREGDVGDKFYILESGQAEAIKRGREDRPLKQYKVGDYFGELALLDDKPRAASVLSKTEVKVATLGKDGFQRLLGPVESIMRRDDPRNAAGR, encoded by the coding sequence ATGTCGCTGCCGAGCGACTACACCAACGAGATCAGTGCCCTCAATCGCGACATCCTCAAGCACAACCCCAAGGACATTCTCCAATTCTGCGCCAACTTcttccaccgccgcctcgaATCCCAGCGCGCcgaattcctcctctcccagcGACATTCCGCGGCCGAGAGCACCTTTCCGGGCTCCAATCCCTTTGGTGGCACCTCAAATCCAGCCACACAACCCACCTCGTCCACCGCCGGCGGCATGCATTCCGTCACTGAAGAGGAGGAACATGATTTCGCCTCGCCGACCGCATCGCACTTCCCTCCCGACGTCTCTCACTCCCCACGCGCCGCACCCTCGTCCACCCCCAGCGATAACAACAGTGCATTTGGCAACTTTGGAGGCTTTGGCTTCGGCAcctccaacaacacctctCGTTCTGGAGAGGCTCCTCCTGCAGCCACCGCCGGCGCCATGGATCAACCTCAGTCGTTCCCCAGCAACTACAACATGAACCGCCGTACATCGGTCTCTGCGGAATCGCTCgcgcccgccgccgccgatgaCAGCAGCTGGAAGGCTCCGACCTACCCCAAGACCCAAGATCAAATCTCTCGTCTTCGCGAGGCCGTCTCTCACAAtttcctcttctcccaccTCGATGACGACCAGTCCGCGCAGGTCTTGGGCGCCCTTCAAGAGAGGAAAGTTCCTGCAAAAGACGTGCGTGTGATTGTGCAAGGTGATGCCGGCGACTACTTCTACGTCGTCGAATCCGGCAGCTTCGACATTTATGTCTCCCCCACTGGCAAGGTCGAGAACGGTCCCGAAGGCATGGGCGCTCGAGTTGCCAGCTCCGGACCCGGCACATCCTTCGGCGAGCTGGCCTTGATGTACAACGCTCCTCGCGCCGCGACCGTCGTCTCCACCGAACCATCCATTCTCTGGCAACTCGACCGCGTCACCTTCCGCCGCATCCTGATGGATTCAGCCTTCCAGCGTCGCCGCATGTACGAGTCCTTCCTCGAATCCGTCTCGCTTttctcctccctcacgcCATACGAACGCTCCAAGATCGCCGACGCCCTCGAAACGACAAAATACCCCGCTGGCAGCGCCATCATTCGTGAGGGAGACGTGGGCGACAAGTTCTACATCTTGGAGTCCGGTCAGGCAGAGGCTATCAAGAGAGGCCGGGAGGATCGTCCATTGAAACAATACAAGGTCGGCGACTACTTTGGAGAGTTGGCGTTGCTGGATGACAAGCCCCGTGCGGCGAGTGTGTTGAGCAAGACGGAGGTCAAGGTTGCGACGCTGGGCAAGGATGGCTTCCAGAGATTGCTGGGTCCGGTGGAGAGTATCATGCGGAGAGATGATCCGCGAAACGCCGCGGGCAGGTGA